Part of the Candidatus Eisenbacteria bacterium genome is shown below.
TCCCCTCGTCGAAGCCGGTGCTTCCGATGTAGCCGCAGAAGACGATCGAACCCGCGGGCCCGATCTTGGCGACGAACGCGTCGCCGAAATTGAGGATGTCGTTGGTGTCGCCGCCGTTGTAGGTGAGGTCGGGGCCGAGCGTGGCCGGGAACATGTCGTTCTCCGACGACGCCGTGACGCCGGCCGCGTAGGCGTTGCCGTCGTCGTCGGCCGCGATCGCGTCGATCTCGTCGACCTTCGTGCCGCCGAGGAAGCCGGCGTACACGATCGCACCACCGGAGTTCACCTTCACGACGAACGCGTCGTCGCCGTCGTTCGTCTGGCCGTTGTAGTGGAGGGTGGGGCCACCCATGACCGGGAAGACGGACTCGTCGGAGTTCGTGAACCCGGCCGCGTAGGCGTTGCCGTTCGCGTCGGCGGCGAGCGCGCGGGGGCAGATGCCGCGATTGCCCGGGATGAGCCGCGTCCACGCGACGCCGGAGCCGTCGGCGGCGATCTTGGCGATGTAGATCCCACCCGTGGCGGGCGGGAGCATCGGTCCGGTGATGTTCGGCAGCATGTTCGTTCCGCTCCCGAGGAGGTAGACGTTGCCGTCGGGATCGGAGGCGATGGCGTCGCCGGTCTCGAAGGTGGAGCTGCCGTAGAAGCCGGCGTAGACGATGTTGCCGCCCACGCCGATCTTGGCCACGAAGGCGTCGGTGTTGTCGCCGTACGTCGTGATGGGGCCGATCAGCGGCGGGAAGGTGCCGGGCTCGTTGTTCGTGTTGCCGGTCACGTACGCGTTGCCGTCGCGATCGACCGCGATGCCGCCGCCGCGCCCGCACGTGCCGACCGAATCGGTCGCGGCGAAGAAGCCGGCGTAGACGACCATGGCGGGATCGAGCTCGAGCGGCAGGGTGGGATCGTACGCACCCAGGTCGAACGAATGCTCGTGCACGCCGGGGGCCGTGGCCGGCACGATCGCGTAGCGCACCGGAACGTCGACCGAGCCGCTCGCCGTCCGCTGGAACGCGATCGGGCGTGCGTCTTCGAAGCCGCCGTCCGGCGTCTCGATCGCGAGCGTGTCGGCCGCCGTGTGCACGAGGCGCTCGGCGCCGCGATAGGCGAGACGGATGCGGTCGGGATCGGCGCCCGGCCGGACGTGGAACGTGTACTTGAGGGCGTGCCCCTGCACGGCGTACTCGAGGTCGATGCCGGGCCAGAGGTCGCGATAGACGAGGCGCGTGTAGGTCGGGACGCCCGAGCGGCTCACCCCGCGTTCGCCGCGCCAGAAGGAGAACGTCGTCGCCGCCGGATCGAGGCCCTCGGGTCGCACGCCCGGGCGCGCGCCGGGGAAGGTGAGCTTCACGGCCTCGCGCCGGATCTTGCCGTGGAGCAGGAGTGTCACGCCCGACGGCGTGAAGTAGAGCGTCTTGTCGGTCGCCTGCAGCACGAACCCGACCCGCCGGTCGAGCTGTCCTTCGTTCGCGACGAAGAGGAGCGGCATCTTCGCGATCGCGGCGGCGACCTCCCGCGGCGGGGCAGCGAGGGCATGGGGGACGAAGGAGAGGATGACGGCGGGGATGGCGGCCAGGCGGAGGAGCGTCATGGGCGTTGTCCTACCGAACGTCGCGCGCCACCGAAAGAGCGAGGTGATGTCGGGGGGAGAGGGCGCGTGTCCGGACGCCACACTCTCGCGTCCTCCCTGACCCAAGGCGGAGTCTTGGGTCGGTCTGCTAGCTCGCCCTGCCGGTCACCCGACGGATCGCCGGCTCCTTCTTCCCGCTCCACACGTACTCGAAGTGCGAACCCTGCCGGACGTTGAGCACGAGCCTCGGCCGGAACGCGACGACGCAGGTGTGGCCGGGATGGCGGACGCTGTCATAGACGATCCCGTTGGAGCCGGCGGATCGGAGTCGCAGTCCCAGTTTCTGCGACGCCACGTAGCTCCTTGCACCGTATGCCGAGCGAAACCGGCGGCGATCCCGCACGTCGTGGAAGGCCGCGTTGAAGTCCGCGAGGTAGTCCCGGGCTTCGACCCTCCCGGACGCATGGCCGACCTCTTCGAACTCGCCACGCCAATGGAACGCCACCTCGGCGTGGGCGGTGTCTAGATCGAAGGCGGCGTACCAGCCCCCCAGGTCGCCCGAGGTGAACCGCCCTCCGGACGGGTGGGGATGGCAGAACGCGGCGTTGACGATGCTGGCATTGCGTCCCGTCGCGAGCTCGGCGCGTGGCAGCAGGATGCGTTCGCCCAGATCGTTCTGAATGCGGTCGTTGGTCCAGCTCTCGAGGTCGGCGAGCGCGTCGCGGTCCTGCGGCGGACTCACGTCGGCAAACACGTCCACGGCAGGGAAGCGGCTGCGGACGAGGCGATGGGTATTCTTGATCCGGAGGCGTCGCTCGGGTGGCGTCAATTCCAACCGCCCCTACGGGCATCGAGGAGACGCCGGACGTCGTAGAGACCGATCGTGCCGCCGCGCACGGCGTGGTCGACCGGCGAGCGGCCGCCGAAGAGCACGTTGCGGTTCGGCAGCTTCATCCACCGGTGCGCGAAATCGGCGTCCGGGTAGAGGATGTGCAGCGCCTTGTAGATGCCGAGGACCAGGGAGAGCCGCACGAGCACGTCGTAGGGAAGCGTGACGTCGGTCGCGGTCTTCCAGTTGTACAGGGTGGACTTGCTCGGCCAGCCGAGAAGCCCGAGCCGATCCTTCGCATCGAGCCCCCACTTGTCGGCGATGCTGAAGAAGGCGCGCAGAGCTGGGGCGGACTTGCGCTTGCGCTCGGCGGGGTGGGGGCGGAGGGCGGCGGGGGTGACGTCGCCGGTCTTGTCACTCTGCGTCTGCGGCATGATCGCCCTCCCGACCCACGATTCCAGATCTGGACCGCCATGTCCAGATGTGGACATGGGTCGCCACGGCTCGCCGGGCGTGCCACGGTGAGACCATGCCTGACTACAGTCTGTTCGGCGACGAGCACGTGCGGCAGTACGAGGCGACCGGCGGGAAGGTCGGTCACGACTGGAACGGCACGAGCTGCCTCGTGCTCCACACCAAGGGCCGGAAGTCCGGGAAGACGCGGAAGTTCGCGCTCATCTACGGGCGCGACGGCGAGGACTACGTGCTGGTCGCGTCGAAGGGCGGGGCGCCCGACAACCCCGGCTGGTACGAGAACCTGGTCGCGAACCCGGAGGCGACCATCCAGGTGTGGGACAAGCTCATCCCGGTCACCGCGCGAACCGGCAGCGCCGCCGACAAGAAGCGCGTGTGGCCGACGATGACGAAGCAGTGGCCCGGCTACGACGGCTACCAGGCGGGAACCAAGCGCGACATCCCGGTGGTCCTCCTGACGCCGCGGCGCTGACGCCGGCGAAACGCTCGATCGGCGCCGTCGAAATTCCGTTACACGCCGGCGGCAAAGGTGGTCTGAGTCGGCGTGCGGCGACGTCGTCAGCTCGACCAAGCGGTCGGTGAAGCGGACCGCGTCGTGCGATCACGGCGTCGACCCGCCGTCGGCGACGTGGGGAGTCTGCAGCGGCGACTAGGGCTGCAGGTTCGTCTTCAGGAACAGCACGCCGTACGGGTTCCAGGTCGAGATGTTCCAGTAGATGTCCATGCCGTTGCCGACGTCGGACTGCGTGTACGCATCGATGATGTTCGCGCCGTA
Proteins encoded:
- a CDS encoding SBBP repeat-containing protein; the protein is MTLLRLAAIPAVILSFVPHALAAPPREVAAAIAKMPLLFVANEGQLDRRVGFVLQATDKTLYFTPSGVTLLLHGKIRREAVKLTFPGARPGVRPEGLDPAATTFSFWRGERGVSRSGVPTYTRLVYRDLWPGIDLEYAVQGHALKYTFHVRPGADPDRIRLAYRGAERLVHTAADTLAIETPDGGFEDARPIAFQRTASGSVDVPVRYAIVPATAPGVHEHSFDLGAYDPTLPLELDPAMVVYAGFFAATDSVGTCGRGGGIAVDRDGNAYVTGNTNNEPGTFPPLIGPITTYGDNTDAFVAKIGVGGNIVYAGFYGSSTFETGDAIASDPDGNVYLLGSGTNMLPNITGPMLPPATGGIYIAKIAADGSGVAWTRLIPGNRGICPRALAADANGNAYAAGFTNSDESVFPVMGGPTLHYNGQTNDGDDAFVVKVNSGGAIVYAGFLGGTKVDEIDAIAADDDGNAYAAGVTASSENDMFPATLGPDLTYNGGDTNDILNFGDAFVAKIGPAGSIVFCGYIGSTGFDEGTGVAVDASRNVYVAGSTKSSSSFPTSIGPNLTTKALDGSQVPFIVKVASTGTTIGYAGFVGNATGENVRVGVDAGNNAYVAGTTTGGPDDYPAGGVGATRLGTYGDVFVAKVPASGMGLEWSTFFGGSSENLDGMAVHSTGDVFLFGSTFADASSFPVKGGPLLTKTASFSDQFYVARINGTPGNGPGGGPSGGGSCADIASCQAALTAALPDPAAAANAKSRKVAKQLGTLDHAADASIARGINATGKKHTRFFRRARGKLAKLVSKARAADGKGTLGIALSPIEGAATQLISLLQT
- a CDS encoding RES family NAD+ phosphorylase — its product is MSPPQDRDALADLESWTNDRIQNDLGERILLPRAELATGRNASIVNAAFCHPHPSGGRFTSGDLGGWYAAFDLDTAHAEVAFHWRGEFEEVGHASGRVEARDYLADFNAAFHDVRDRRRFRSAYGARSYVASQKLGLRLRSAGSNGIVYDSVRHPGHTCVVAFRPRLVLNVRQGSHFEYVWSGKKEPAIRRVTGRAS
- a CDS encoding MbcA/ParS/Xre antitoxin family protein, yielding MPQTQSDKTGDVTPAALRPHPAERKRKSAPALRAFFSIADKWGLDAKDRLGLLGWPSKSTLYNWKTATDVTLPYDVLVRLSLVLGIYKALHILYPDADFAHRWMKLPNRNVLFGGRSPVDHAVRGGTIGLYDVRRLLDARRGGWN
- a CDS encoding nitroreductase family deazaflavin-dependent oxidoreductase, coding for MPDYSLFGDEHVRQYEATGGKVGHDWNGTSCLVLHTKGRKSGKTRKFALIYGRDGEDYVLVASKGGAPDNPGWYENLVANPEATIQVWDKLIPVTARTGSAADKKRVWPTMTKQWPGYDGYQAGTKRDIPVVLLTPRR